In one window of Armatimonadota bacterium DNA:
- a CDS encoding alpha-ketoacid dehydrogenase subunit beta: MREVAYALAVRTALREEMLRDDRVFLMGEDIGVYGGVYGATRGLQREFGEERVRDTPISEAAIAGMAVGAAIGGLRPVAEIMYCDFLSIALDAIANNAAKLRYMSGGQLEIPMVIRTSAGGHGYAAQHSQSLETWVTHIPGLKVVTPGNCGDARGLLKSAIRDPNPVVVIEHKALYQTTGAMPAEETLEPIGVAKVVREGKDVTLVSWSAMAGECVAAAEEVADDGIEVEVIDLRTLLPVDLEPVIDSVRKTGRLVVAHEAVTYCGLGAEVVAQLTERAWEHLKQAPVRVGSRFAPIPFAEPLENHVMADRYDVVEAVRACVRQ; this comes from the coding sequence GTGCGGGAAGTTGCCTATGCGCTGGCGGTGCGCACTGCGCTGCGCGAGGAGATGCTGCGCGACGACCGTGTTTTCCTCATGGGTGAGGACATCGGCGTGTACGGGGGCGTGTACGGCGCGACCCGCGGCCTGCAGCGCGAGTTCGGCGAGGAGCGCGTGCGCGACACGCCGATCTCCGAGGCCGCTATCGCCGGCATGGCCGTCGGCGCCGCCATCGGCGGGCTGCGGCCGGTGGCTGAGATCATGTACTGCGACTTCCTGTCCATCGCCCTCGACGCGATCGCCAACAACGCCGCGAAACTCCGCTACATGAGCGGCGGGCAGTTGGAGATACCGATGGTGATCCGGACCTCCGCCGGCGGCCACGGCTACGCGGCACAGCACTCGCAATCGCTCGAGACGTGGGTCACTCACATCCCGGGGCTGAAGGTGGTCACGCCTGGCAACTGCGGGGATGCGCGCGGTCTGCTGAAGTCCGCGATTCGCGACCCGAACCCGGTCGTGGTCATCGAGCACAAGGCCCTGTACCAGACGACGGGGGCGATGCCGGCGGAAGAGACGCTCGAACCGATCGGGGTCGCGAAGGTAGTGCGCGAGGGCAAGGACGTGACGCTCGTTTCGTGGTCGGCCATGGCCGGCGAATGCGTTGCGGCTGCGGAGGAGGTGGCAGACGACGGCATAGAAGTCGAGGTGATAGACCTGCGCACGCTGCTGCCCGTGGATCTCGAGCCGGTGATCGACTCCGTGCGCAAGACCGGCCGCCTCGTGGTCGCCCACGAAGCCGTGACGTATTGCGGGCTCGGGGCCGAGGTCGTCGCGCAACTGACTGAGCGCGCGTGGGAGCATCTCAAGCAGGCGCCGGTGCGCGTCGGCTCGCGCTTTGCCCCGATACCCTTCGCCGAACCGCTGGAGAATCACGTCATGGCGGACCGGTACGATGTCGTCGAGGCCGTCCGAGCCTGCGTGAGACAATAG
- a CDS encoding metallophosphoesterase family protein, which translates to MAVVVLVLAALGPARAAEDSSEPLRIKIGPYQQHVTRDSITIMWETNRPASSVVEYGTAAPPTLRCESAGEAKMHEVTITGLLAELVFFYRVISEAGGERVESEVYPFKTAAVEGTPFAFAVVGDNRSNPENWGRIADLCYAERPNFVINVGDLCADGNVYEEWIEQWLAPAATLMARVPMYASIGNHERNADWYYYYVSYPQPENYYSFDYGNAHFVAVDTNQDVSPDSPQYRWLEKDLRRADERWKFVFHHHPLYSSDLNDYGDTTKEQSTLGHLNLRHLARLYENYGVDVVFVGHIHSYERTWPMRGGKVNHNGGVIYLQAGGGGAPLEDFAPERSYFTAKVASNHHYCIVAISGNTLRMMAYDIDGRMFDYLDVNKR; encoded by the coding sequence TTGGCTGTAGTCGTTCTCGTGCTCGCGGCGCTCGGTCCGGCGCGCGCGGCGGAGGACTCCAGCGAGCCGCTGCGAATCAAGATCGGCCCGTATCAGCAGCACGTCACCCGGGACAGCATCACCATCATGTGGGAGACGAACAGGCCTGCGTCGTCCGTCGTCGAGTACGGCACCGCGGCGCCGCCGACGCTGCGGTGCGAGAGCGCCGGCGAGGCGAAGATGCACGAGGTCACAATCACCGGCTTGCTTGCCGAGCTGGTGTTCTTCTATCGCGTGATATCCGAGGCCGGCGGCGAGCGCGTCGAGAGCGAGGTGTATCCCTTCAAGACGGCCGCTGTTGAGGGCACGCCATTCGCCTTCGCGGTGGTCGGCGACAATCGCTCGAACCCCGAGAACTGGGGGCGGATCGCGGATCTCTGCTATGCCGAGCGCCCCAACTTCGTGATCAACGTCGGCGACCTGTGCGCGGACGGCAACGTGTACGAGGAGTGGATCGAGCAGTGGCTCGCGCCGGCCGCGACGCTGATGGCGCGCGTGCCGATGTACGCGTCAATCGGCAATCACGAGCGCAATGCGGATTGGTACTACTACTACGTCTCGTATCCGCAGCCCGAGAACTACTACTCCTTCGACTACGGCAACGCGCACTTCGTCGCGGTGGACACGAACCAGGATGTCTCGCCCGACAGCCCGCAGTACAGGTGGCTGGAGAAGGATCTGCGCCGCGCCGACGAGCGATGGAAGTTCGTGTTCCACCATCATCCCCTGTACAGCTCCGATCTCAACGACTATGGCGACACGACCAAGGAGCAGTCCACGCTCGGGCACCTGAACCTGCGGCATCTCGCGCGGCTGTACGAGAACTACGGGGTTGACGTCGTGTTCGTCGGCCACATCCACAGCTACGAGCGCACGTGGCCGATGCGCGGGGGGAAGGTGAACCACAACGGCGGAGTGATCTACCTGCAGGCGGGCGGCGGCGGGGCTCCGCTGGAGGACTTCGCGCCCGAGCGCAGCTACTTCACCGCCAAGGTCGCGAGCAATCACCATTACTGCATCGTCGCGATTTCCGGCAACACACTGCGCATGATGGCGTACGATATTGACGGGCGGATGTTCGATTACCTCGACGTGAACAAGCGGTAG
- a CDS encoding PQQ-like beta-propeller repeat protein → MSDVKWLTRGILAVGLALALSAACAGADLERAIVWSAKIAGGVGSSPVPYPSADAPDSVVITTGDNKVVRLDAKGEVIFEYDLGDGIGAVPACGDVDGDGSVDIVAGTVRGYIVCLTGDGHLNWSCDVRYAFVNYACVVLSERPGGGCDVLLNNPDGWLTCLDPNGRIRWRYRIAEEGPISSPAAADLNGDGKNEFVSGIDAERIVALTNDGRLFWEFADPHNFGRCHAVVADVERDGKPEVFMLKTDADSMVHCLDGAIGRLLWAAHVPAKGFCALTVADINRDGFDEILVGTKYNELRAFSHTGEPLWVTTMGGHGIFWSSAVADVDGNGELEIVVGVRQSGVEGNSLYVLDTAGNVLGAYPQEGEANVAPMVADLDRDGALDVVSCSRNTVFAYHFGSPAKAGEVLWPCYRGNSALNGNRLTARAAVAAAAKAAAAREGRLLPATFEPVLGDTPVTATWEASTPRQGYVEIAVTNPRGVLVTQAFRTTRDEQSVEVLIPFRHRGRYQITARLLDTAARRVLFEETRALTYESLAAERRMVEEAIADLEPPATLASSVPHISAGLERRRAQLRAMLATLQARVAQVSTDAEFPEAVVAEAAALRSQIGREKAFAEFARGAAENAPDLRFIAWHDANPWDDADPRDDLPQATSAEATFAGWAYGNQREDFCLNLLSLSPDTYSVRIEPQDLVGPGEAKAPWQEHLSVLEVVWMPTRFGGEVPDMLPEMNPGRTVQLAPSRFAQVWLVVDTKGLAPGEWSIPVRLQSLTMSAEAVDVTLRLDVLPVELPYPYPWKMCNWAWPMGFPQPLRDRVIRNLISHGSNVMYANAPARQCDEQGELIGEVDWSQLDALVAVAKPGDPFLFFTSLPLSAPQGMTREAPEWKKAFKAWMQEFVAHLASIGITYRDFAFYPVDEPGNSGHSGIEQLIAEAKILREADPNAPVYADPAGAAYTLEWIRELDPWVDVWAPSSGLSNRADFHAVMSARNRHVWMYDAPGNIRVLSPLGFYRRQPWVALRNGARGSGFWVYYYSDLWGVGEKNEPDYGTVHIDRTQVVDARRWRSAHDGVQDVTAVLLLDDAVAEAETAGVDAALCERARTTRAEAVNAVSAGWDEDLPELSWEVLKRERRRVADALVGLRRAIAAKQG, encoded by the coding sequence ATGTCGGATGTGAAATGGCTGACCCGCGGAATCCTGGCAGTCGGCCTCGCGCTCGCGCTCTCTGCCGCCTGCGCGGGCGCCGACCTCGAGCGAGCCATCGTCTGGAGCGCTAAGATCGCCGGCGGCGTTGGTTCATCGCCGGTCCCGTATCCCTCCGCGGACGCGCCCGACAGCGTCGTCATCACCACTGGCGATAACAAGGTCGTACGGCTCGACGCGAAGGGCGAGGTCATATTCGAATACGACCTCGGTGATGGCATCGGCGCGGTGCCCGCGTGCGGCGATGTGGACGGCGACGGCTCGGTGGATATCGTCGCGGGCACGGTGCGCGGGTATATCGTGTGCCTCACCGGCGACGGGCATCTAAACTGGTCGTGCGATGTGCGTTACGCCTTTGTGAACTACGCGTGCGTTGTGCTGTCGGAGCGCCCGGGCGGCGGCTGCGACGTCCTCCTCAACAACCCGGACGGGTGGCTCACGTGCCTCGACCCGAATGGCCGCATCCGCTGGCGCTACAGGATCGCAGAGGAAGGGCCGATCTCGTCTCCCGCGGCTGCCGACCTCAATGGCGATGGCAAGAACGAATTCGTCTCCGGCATAGATGCCGAGCGCATCGTGGCGCTCACCAACGACGGCCGGCTGTTCTGGGAGTTCGCGGATCCGCACAACTTCGGCCGATGTCACGCGGTGGTGGCGGACGTTGAGCGCGACGGCAAGCCCGAGGTCTTCATGCTCAAGACCGATGCGGACAGCATGGTCCACTGCCTGGACGGCGCGATCGGCAGGCTGCTGTGGGCCGCGCACGTTCCCGCCAAGGGGTTCTGCGCGCTGACCGTCGCCGACATCAATAGAGATGGCTTCGATGAGATCCTCGTCGGCACGAAGTACAACGAGCTGCGGGCGTTCTCGCACACCGGCGAGCCGCTGTGGGTGACCACGATGGGTGGCCACGGTATCTTCTGGAGTTCCGCGGTCGCGGACGTTGACGGAAACGGCGAGCTGGAAATCGTGGTCGGCGTTCGGCAGTCCGGTGTCGAGGGGAACTCCCTCTACGTCCTCGACACCGCGGGCAACGTGCTCGGGGCGTATCCGCAGGAGGGCGAGGCGAACGTCGCGCCGATGGTTGCCGACCTCGACCGCGACGGCGCGCTCGACGTGGTGAGCTGCTCGCGCAACACGGTCTTCGCCTACCACTTCGGCAGTCCCGCGAAGGCGGGCGAGGTGTTGTGGCCGTGCTACCGTGGGAACTCCGCGCTGAACGGCAATCGTCTCACCGCGCGCGCCGCCGTCGCCGCCGCAGCAAAGGCGGCCGCCGCACGTGAAGGCCGACTGCTGCCCGCGACGTTCGAACCGGTTCTCGGCGACACGCCGGTGACGGCAACCTGGGAAGCTTCGACTCCCAGGCAGGGATACGTGGAAATCGCGGTCACGAATCCGCGCGGCGTCCTGGTCACGCAGGCTTTCCGCACGACGCGGGACGAGCAGTCGGTGGAGGTGCTGATTCCATTCCGTCACCGCGGCCGCTACCAGATCACAGCTCGACTCCTGGACACCGCGGCGCGGCGCGTTCTGTTTGAGGAAACGCGCGCGCTGACCTACGAGTCGCTTGCGGCCGAGCGACGCATGGTCGAGGAAGCGATTGCGGACCTCGAGCCGCCAGCAACACTTGCGTCATCCGTCCCGCACATCTCTGCTGGGTTGGAGCGGCGCCGCGCCCAACTGCGCGCGATGCTCGCGACCCTCCAGGCCCGCGTCGCGCAGGTATCCACCGATGCCGAGTTCCCGGAAGCCGTCGTCGCAGAAGCGGCGGCTCTGCGCAGCCAGATTGGCCGTGAGAAGGCGTTCGCTGAGTTCGCGCGCGGAGCAGCCGAGAACGCGCCTGACCTGCGCTTCATCGCCTGGCACGATGCCAACCCGTGGGACGACGCGGATCCCCGTGATGATCTCCCGCAGGCCACTTCCGCCGAAGCGACCTTCGCCGGTTGGGCGTACGGCAACCAGCGCGAGGACTTCTGTCTTAACCTGCTGAGCCTCAGCCCGGACACGTACAGCGTCCGCATCGAGCCGCAAGACCTTGTCGGCCCGGGCGAAGCGAAGGCGCCGTGGCAGGAGCATCTGAGTGTCCTCGAGGTCGTGTGGATGCCGACCCGCTTCGGCGGCGAGGTGCCGGACATGCTGCCGGAAATGAACCCCGGCCGCACGGTGCAGCTTGCGCCCAGCAGGTTCGCACAGGTCTGGCTGGTCGTGGATACGAAAGGCCTCGCGCCGGGCGAGTGGAGCATCCCTGTGCGTCTGCAATCCCTGACCATGTCGGCCGAGGCCGTCGACGTCACCCTGCGCCTCGATGTGCTCCCCGTCGAGCTTCCGTACCCATACCCCTGGAAGATGTGCAACTGGGCGTGGCCGATGGGATTCCCCCAGCCGCTGCGCGACCGCGTGATTCGGAATCTCATCTCGCACGGGTCGAACGTGATGTACGCAAACGCCCCGGCGCGCCAATGTGACGAGCAGGGCGAGTTGATAGGGGAGGTGGACTGGTCGCAGCTCGATGCCCTTGTGGCCGTGGCGAAACCGGGCGACCCGTTCCTGTTCTTCACCTCACTGCCTCTCAGCGCCCCGCAGGGCATGACGCGAGAAGCGCCGGAGTGGAAGAAGGCGTTCAAGGCGTGGATGCAGGAATTCGTCGCACACCTCGCGTCGATCGGCATCACCTACCGCGACTTCGCGTTCTATCCCGTGGATGAGCCGGGCAACTCAGGCCACAGCGGCATCGAGCAGCTCATCGCGGAGGCGAAGATACTGCGCGAAGCCGACCCCAACGCGCCTGTGTATGCCGACCCGGCGGGCGCGGCATATACCTTGGAATGGATTCGCGAGCTTGATCCGTGGGTTGACGTATGGGCGCCGTCGAGCGGCCTGTCGAATCGCGCTGACTTCCACGCGGTCATGTCCGCGCGCAACCGCCACGTCTGGATGTACGACGCGCCCGGGAACATACGCGTCCTCAGCCCGCTGGGCTTCTACCGCAGGCAGCCGTGGGTGGCGCTGCGCAACGGCGCCCGCGGGTCGGGGTTCTGGGTCTATTACTACTCCGATCTCTGGGGTGTCGGCGAGAAGAACGAGCCCGACTACGGGACGGTGCACATCGACCGGACGCAAGTCGTGGACGCGCGGCGCTGGCGTTCCGCGCACGACGGCGTGCAGGACGTGACGGCGGTGCTCCTGCTCGACGACGCCGTCGCGGAGGCGGAAACAGCGGGCGTTGATGCCGCGCTGTGCGAGCGCGCCCGAACCACGCGCGCCGAAGCGGTCAACGCCGTCAGTGCCGGCTGGGACGAAGACCTGCCCGAGCTGAGCTGGGAGGTCCTGAAGCGCGAGCGGCGGCGGGTCGCGGATGCGCTCGTTGGACTGCGCCGGGCCATCGCGGCGAAGCAGGGCTGA
- a CDS encoding aldo/keto reductase, with protein MCQGSPINGIPTRILGGTGVQLAVLGVGGYHIGAVKDAELGIRIIRTAIDEGVNFLDNAWCYNEGESERRMGQAMRDGYRDRVFLMTKNHGRDAATFKRQLDESLERLQTDRIDLLQFHEIIHEGEPQRIFSEGAIEAAVEARDAGKIRFIGFTGHRWPELFREMLNEDFAWDTVQLPTNLLDFYFRSFTREIVPLLRARGIGVIGMKSLSGGRIFRADVSAKDAISYALTLPIHTLVSGMDSLEVLAENLEIVRAWAPMSAKEASALLERVAPHALDGQLEYHKTR; from the coding sequence ATGTGTCAGGGCTCGCCCATCAACGGCATACCGACGCGCATTCTGGGTGGAACCGGCGTCCAGTTGGCCGTGCTTGGCGTCGGCGGGTACCACATCGGCGCGGTCAAGGACGCCGAGCTGGGCATACGTATCATTCGGACGGCGATTGACGAGGGCGTCAACTTCCTGGACAACGCCTGGTGCTACAACGAAGGCGAAAGCGAGCGCCGCATGGGTCAGGCCATGCGCGACGGCTATCGCGACCGGGTCTTCCTGATGACGAAGAACCACGGCCGCGATGCCGCGACCTTCAAGCGCCAGTTGGATGAGAGCCTGGAGCGACTGCAAACCGACCGCATTGACCTGCTCCAATTCCACGAGATCATCCACGAGGGGGAGCCGCAGCGCATCTTTTCCGAGGGCGCGATCGAGGCGGCGGTTGAAGCGCGGGACGCGGGGAAGATACGCTTTATCGGTTTCACCGGACATCGCTGGCCCGAGCTGTTCCGCGAGATGTTGAACGAGGACTTCGCGTGGGACACGGTGCAGCTTCCGACCAACCTGCTCGACTTCTACTTCCGCAGCTTCACGCGCGAGATCGTGCCGCTCCTCCGGGCGCGTGGGATCGGCGTCATCGGCATGAAGAGCCTGTCCGGCGGGCGCATCTTTCGGGCGGATGTCAGCGCAAAGGACGCGATCAGCTACGCGTTGACGCTGCCCATTCACACGCTGGTGAGCGGGATGGATTCGCTGGAGGTGCTCGCGGAGAACCTGGAGATCGTCCGCGCGTGGGCGCCGATGTCGGCGAAAGAGGCAAGCGCCCTGCTCGAGCGCGTCGCGCCCCACGCGCTCGACGGGCAGCTCGAATATCACAAGACGCGGTGA
- a CDS encoding thioredoxin domain-containing protein — MRVPVSEDDWTRGAENAPVTLVEYTDYECPLCRAAHSVVERLFEAEGSRIRFAVRHVPLVSRHEHAMDAAMAAEAAGRQGKFWEMHERLFRDPPQLGRDHLLRHAGELGLDVERFQADLDDDDLARKIREQKREGVRSGLNTTPTFFINGERYDGPQDFEGLSKAVRDAAGNRQETG; from the coding sequence CTGCGCGTTCCGGTCTCCGAAGACGACTGGACGCGTGGGGCGGAAAATGCGCCGGTGACGCTCGTCGAGTACACGGACTACGAGTGCCCCCTGTGTCGGGCGGCGCACTCAGTGGTGGAGCGGCTGTTCGAAGCGGAAGGCTCGCGCATCCGGTTCGCCGTGCGGCACGTTCCGCTCGTCAGCAGACATGAACACGCGATGGACGCGGCGATGGCGGCGGAAGCCGCGGGGCGACAGGGCAAATTCTGGGAGATGCACGAGCGGCTGTTTCGTGACCCGCCGCAGCTCGGCCGCGATCACCTCCTGCGGCATGCCGGGGAACTGGGGCTTGATGTCGAGCGATTCCAGGCTGACCTCGACGATGACGACCTGGCGCGCAAGATCCGCGAGCAAAAGCGCGAAGGCGTGCGCAGCGGCCTCAACACGACCCCCACATTCTTCATCAACGGCGAGCGCTATGACGGGCCGCAGGACTTCGAAGGACTGTCGAAGGCTGTCCGAGACGCCGCCGGGAATCGGCAGGAGACGGGCTGA
- a CDS encoding 2-oxo acid dehydrogenase subunit E2: MEVPKQPPEFDLIPHSRTRLAIGERVSRSRREIPHFDLFVQADVGSLLDDRERRKQSGDGFVPTYNDLFIYIVARVMPEFPVLNAWCEDEGLKVFKPVHLGFAVQTDQGVLLPTVFDANKKPLRQINEEALELTELARKGRLRASFQQWAGFTISNVGPKKIDAFDAIISPPQTGILAIGPIAKRPVVSDDTVVVRPTVWLALTVDHRVVDGAVGAEFLSVLMERIQSWSGEEE; the protein is encoded by the coding sequence ATGGAAGTCCCAAAACAACCCCCGGAGTTTGACCTGATACCGCACAGCCGCACGCGCTTGGCGATCGGCGAGCGCGTCAGCCGAAGCCGGCGGGAAATCCCGCACTTCGATCTGTTCGTCCAGGCGGACGTCGGCTCGCTCCTCGACGACCGCGAGCGCAGAAAGCAGAGCGGCGACGGATTCGTGCCGACGTACAACGACCTGTTCATCTACATCGTCGCCAGGGTCATGCCGGAGTTCCCGGTTCTCAACGCATGGTGCGAGGACGAAGGCCTGAAGGTGTTCAAGCCGGTGCACCTCGGCTTCGCCGTGCAAACCGACCAGGGCGTGTTGCTGCCGACGGTGTTCGACGCGAACAAGAAACCGCTGCGCCAGATCAACGAGGAGGCGCTGGAGCTGACGGAGCTTGCGCGCAAGGGCAGGCTGCGCGCGAGCTTCCAACAGTGGGCCGGCTTCACCATCTCCAACGTCGGCCCCAAGAAGATCGACGCGTTCGACGCCATCATCAGCCCGCCGCAGACGGGGATTCTGGCGATCGGACCTATCGCAAAGCGCCCCGTCGTGTCCGATGACACGGTCGTCGTGCGGCCGACCGTGTGGCTGGCGCTCACGGTTGACCATCGAGTCGTGGACGGCGCGGTGGGCGCCGAGTTTCTGTCGGTGCTCATGGAACGGATCCAGTCCTGGTCCGGCGAGGAGGAGTAG
- a CDS encoding superoxide dismutase, with product MPHHHELPELPYAYDALEPYYDEQTVRLHHDIHHAGYVKGLNAAEEKVAAMLKSGDFAAAKAVCGELAFHGSGHMLHSIFWTNMKPNGGGEPAGELAAAIAKQFGSFEAFKGLFLAATNAVAGSGWGVLAYRKADDALIVLQAEKHENLTQWGVVPILVLDVWEHAYYLKYQNRRPEWTKAFMDSLVNWDDVAKRLAAA from the coding sequence ATGCCACACCATCACGAACTTCCGGAGTTGCCTTACGCGTACGACGCGCTGGAGCCGTACTACGACGAGCAGACGGTTCGACTGCATCACGATATCCATCACGCCGGATACGTGAAGGGCTTGAACGCCGCGGAAGAGAAAGTCGCGGCAATGCTGAAATCGGGCGACTTCGCGGCCGCGAAAGCGGTGTGCGGCGAGTTGGCTTTCCACGGCTCCGGGCACATGTTGCACTCCATCTTCTGGACCAACATGAAGCCGAACGGCGGCGGCGAGCCGGCGGGGGAACTCGCGGCCGCGATCGCGAAGCAGTTTGGCAGCTTCGAAGCGTTCAAGGGGCTCTTCCTTGCGGCGACAAATGCGGTCGCCGGCTCGGGTTGGGGCGTTCTGGCGTATCGCAAGGCCGACGACGCGCTGATTGTGCTGCAGGCGGAGAAGCACGAGAACCTGACCCAGTGGGGCGTCGTGCCCATCCTCGTCCTCGACGTCTGGGAGCACGCGTACTATCTGAAGTACCAGAACCGGCGCCCTGAGTGGACGAAGGCGTTCATGGACAGCCTGGTCAACTGGGATGACGTCGCCAAGCGCCTCGCCGCCGCCTAG
- a CDS encoding peroxiredoxin, which yields MPALRVDSKAPDFKLTDAQRSAVSLSGLLKDGKHIVLAFYPAAWSGVCGDELTLFQESLDELERLNAKVVGISVDNFWSNAAFAENRGITFPLLSDFHPKGAVAEKYGVMRDDGVTERALFVIDRDGTIRYSYVSPIGENPGVGRILDALEGMGEGGA from the coding sequence ATGCCGGCACTCCGAGTGGACAGCAAAGCCCCCGATTTCAAACTGACTGACGCCCAGCGCAGCGCAGTGAGCCTGTCGGGTCTGCTCAAGGACGGCAAGCACATTGTCCTTGCCTTCTACCCGGCCGCGTGGAGCGGGGTGTGTGGCGACGAGCTGACGCTGTTCCAGGAATCGCTGGACGAGCTTGAGCGCCTCAACGCCAAGGTCGTCGGCATCTCGGTGGACAACTTCTGGTCGAATGCGGCGTTTGCCGAGAACCGGGGCATCACCTTTCCGCTGCTCTCCGACTTCCACCCGAAAGGCGCGGTCGCCGAGAAGTACGGCGTGATGCGCGATGACGGCGTCACCGAGCGCGCGCTGTTTGTCATCGACCGCGACGGCACGATCCGCTACTCCTACGTCTCGCCAATCGGGGAGAACCCAGGGGTGGGGCGGATACTCGATGCGCTCGAAGGAATGGGGGAAGGCGGGGCGTGA
- a CDS encoding FAD-dependent oxidoreductase, with amino-acid sequence MNDSEQQTYDLVIIGAGPAGGTAAIYAARARLGTLVIDKAKVGGSLAVAPWIANFPGCTKPMPGVKLAGIIKQQAIDLGAEYLQAPVLGVDFNADPKQVFTTEGVRAAKTVIVATGAMGRGSRVPGEDEFLGRGVSYCATCDAAFYDGQIVAVVGKTEEAVDDALLLAKFAQRVYLVAPSANLSVGEEGQRAVEADARIELLQERKLTEVRGEEQVKEIVLAAADGSTQTLEVGGVFIYLAGNKPVVDFLHEALELTGDGCIRADSTMATSIPGVFAAGDVRCTDFRQAITAAGDGAIAAMSADRYVNRRESFRPSR; translated from the coding sequence TTGAACGATAGCGAGCAGCAGACTTATGACCTCGTCATCATCGGCGCCGGGCCCGCAGGCGGAACCGCCGCCATCTATGCCGCCCGAGCGCGGCTGGGGACGCTCGTCATTGACAAGGCCAAGGTCGGTGGGTCGCTGGCGGTTGCGCCGTGGATCGCGAACTTCCCGGGTTGCACCAAGCCCATGCCCGGCGTCAAGCTCGCCGGCATCATCAAGCAGCAGGCGATTGATCTCGGCGCGGAATACCTTCAGGCCCCTGTGCTGGGGGTTGACTTCAACGCCGATCCCAAGCAGGTCTTCACCACCGAGGGCGTGCGCGCCGCCAAGACGGTCATCGTCGCGACCGGCGCGATGGGCCGCGGTTCGCGCGTGCCGGGCGAGGACGAATTCCTCGGGCGCGGGGTGAGCTACTGCGCGACTTGCGATGCGGCGTTCTACGACGGCCAGATCGTGGCGGTGGTCGGCAAAACCGAAGAGGCGGTGGACGACGCCCTGCTGCTCGCGAAGTTCGCGCAGCGCGTGTACCTGGTGGCGCCGTCGGCAAATCTGTCAGTCGGCGAGGAGGGCCAGCGCGCTGTCGAGGCCGATGCGCGGATTGAGCTGCTCCAAGAGCGGAAACTGACCGAGGTCCGCGGCGAGGAGCAGGTCAAGGAGATCGTGCTCGCCGCGGCCGACGGCTCGACGCAGACGCTGGAGGTCGGCGGGGTGTTCATCTACCTCGCGGGCAACAAGCCGGTAGTTGACTTCCTGCATGAGGCCCTGGAGCTGACCGGTGATGGCTGCATCCGCGCTGATTCCACGATGGCGACGAGCATCCCCGGGGTGTTCGCCGCGGGCGACGTGCGGTGCACGGATTTCCGGCAGGCGATCACCGCGGCGGGCGACGGCGCGATTGCCGCGATGTCGGCGGATCGGTACGTCAACCGCCGCGAGAGCTTTCGGCCATCGCGGTGA
- a CDS encoding D-glycerate dehydrogenase — MPEATWLSTHSASFLVTFGATAAVGEIPSGWQPSQEALVAESCRIFVTRPIPEAARQRLCQACLNIEVNAEDRGLTRDELIRNLRDRDAVLTFLTDRIDAEIIEGGGELRVIANCAVGFDNIDVRAATARGIIVTNTPDVLTDATADLAWALLMAVVRRVVEADRLVRAGKFRGWEPGLLLGSDLVGKTLAVIGTGRVGSAFAMRSKGFNMRVVYVDERPNDALERELGARRVDLETALREADFVSLHVPLTPDTRHFIGAERLGMMKPTAYLVNTARGAVVDEAALVQALREKRIAGAALDVFENEPQLTDGLAELDNVVLAPHIGSATVETRTRMIMLAAENVFAAMRGEAPPNIVNREVVEDRNGR, encoded by the coding sequence ATGCCGGAAGCGACATGGTTGTCCACACACTCCGCGAGCTTCCTGGTAACCTTCGGCGCAACAGCCGCTGTCGGCGAGATACCGAGCGGATGGCAGCCTTCCCAGGAGGCGCTCGTGGCGGAGTCCTGCCGCATCTTTGTCACACGACCGATACCCGAGGCCGCCCGCCAGCGCCTTTGTCAGGCATGCCTCAACATCGAGGTGAACGCCGAAGACCGTGGTCTCACGCGCGATGAGTTGATACGGAATCTGCGCGACCGCGACGCCGTGCTCACGTTTCTCACCGACCGGATTGACGCGGAGATCATCGAGGGCGGCGGTGAGCTGCGGGTGATCGCCAACTGCGCCGTCGGCTTCGACAACATTGACGTTAGGGCGGCCACCGCGCGCGGCATCATCGTCACCAACACCCCGGACGTCTTGACCGACGCGACGGCGGACCTCGCCTGGGCGCTGCTCATGGCGGTTGTGCGCCGCGTCGTGGAGGCCGACAGGTTAGTGCGCGCGGGCAAGTTCCGCGGATGGGAGCCGGGGCTGCTGCTCGGGTCGGACCTTGTCGGGAAGACGCTGGCCGTGATCGGCACGGGGCGCGTCGGCAGCGCGTTCGCGATGCGCTCGAAGGGCTTCAACATGCGCGTAGTCTATGTGGACGAACGGCCGAATGATGCCCTTGAGCGCGAACTCGGCGCGCGCCGCGTGGATCTGGAAACGGCGCTGCGCGAGGCGGACTTCGTTTCCCTGCATGTTCCGCTGACGCCCGACACGCGCCACTTCATCGGGGCCGAACGCCTGGGCATGATGAAGCCTACGGCTTACCTCGTCAACACCGCGCGCGGAGCAGTCGTGGACGAGGCGGCGCTGGTGCAGGCACTTCGTGAGAAGCGCATCGCCGGCGCCGCGCTGGATGTCTTCGAGAACGAGCCGCAGCTCACCGATGGCTTGGCGGAACTGGACAACGTCGTTCTCGCGCCTCACATCGGCAGCGCGACGGTCGAGACGCGCACGCGCATGATCATGCTTGCCGCGGAGAACGTGTTCGCGGCGATGCGTGGCGAGGCGCCGCCGAACATCGTCAACCGCGAAGTGGTCGAAGACCGCAATGGGCGTTGA